A genomic segment from Helicobacter sp. NHP19-012 encodes:
- a CDS encoding flavodoxin has translation MAVGIFYGTDSGNSETISGKIAEKLGGVKVYDVAKASKADFDGCSSVVLVAPTAGAGDLQSDWEEFLGTLSDTDFANKTIALVGLGDQDTYSETFAEGIFHIYEKAKAGKVVGFTSTDGYNFEASRSVEGGKFVGLVLDEDNQDDLTDSRIDAWIGEVKGQLS, from the coding sequence ATGGCAGTTGGTATTTTTTACGGCACAGACAGCGGAAATTCTGAAACAATTAGCGGTAAAATTGCTGAAAAACTAGGTGGGGTGAAAGTATATGATGTGGCCAAAGCGTCTAAAGCAGACTTTGATGGTTGTAGCTCTGTAGTTCTGGTCGCACCCACTGCAGGAGCTGGGGATTTGCAAAGTGACTGGGAGGAGTTTTTAGGTACTTTGAGCGATACGGATTTTGCCAACAAAACCATCGCTCTAGTGGGTCTTGGTGATCAAGACACCTACTCTGAAACCTTTGCTGAGGGCATTTTCCACATCTATGAAAAAGCCAAAGCTGGTAAGGTTGTGGGCTTCACTTCTACAGATGGTTACAATTTCGAGGCTTCTAGGTCTGTAGAGGGTGGTAAATTCGTGGGTCTCGTGCTCGATGAAGACAACCAGGACGATCTCACCGACAGCCGCATCGATGCTTGGATCGGTGAAGTGAAAGGGCAACTCTCGTAA